The Algoriphagus sp. TR-M9 genome has a window encoding:
- a CDS encoding ABC transporter permease has product MWKIYSKIAWRNLKKGKRVALINIFGLTLGITAAFLLFTVVSYELSYDSFQSNSDQIYRVVTQDEYSDGMSYTPGVSPPMPEALKADLSGIEAIVPVVNSSVFVTLDEAVTGSGENNFVIEDAFFTTADYPSLFDVKVLAGNLNSLNDPGQVALTETEAKKLFGTWENAFGKPLLLSKRIEASVGAIVADLPDNSNFRFDMLVSYKTMESNEEIFDTYFDEWGSFSSNFQVYLKLPEVGNPAQINQQLLAFAEKTYKDRGTSKKSFFLQEMKDIHFDTRFDPISGNMIRKATIYTLALIGVFILLMASINFVNLSTAQAIGKSKEVGIRKVMGGSRGQVVFQSFGETFMVVFISATISTLAATILLPYLSKVAEVPETIQLITPTFLLFSVAIVLGVTLLSGLYPALILSGFQPIQALKNKIQVAQIGGVSLRRSLVVLQFVIAQVLMIATVIAVKQMTEIQNADLGFSKEAVYYFDLPSDEPRDGRLDVLKQRLEANSQIKSVSISSDVPSSNNNWASNFWFDDKREDVPFMASLKYGDADYFDNYGLQFAAGTGFSESDTLKEAVINETMAKRLNVANPEDAVGKRITIGGGEPWMRITGVVKDFAQNSLREEVKPFIIATERESYYVMGMKLDSSAGQQTLTSIEEEFKNIYPDAIYSGEFLDETIANFYRRENQLSLVYKVFAVLSIVISSIGLYGLISFLVGQKLKEIGIRKVLGASISQITFLLSKEFIYLVLIACVIAVPLGYYLTDQWLQNFSYKTTVPLGLYVLVMLVSLLITAATVGFRAVKAALDNPVDSLADE; this is encoded by the coding sequence ATGTGGAAAATTTACTCTAAAATTGCTTGGCGAAATCTTAAAAAAGGCAAGCGTGTCGCGTTGATTAACATTTTTGGTTTGACGCTTGGGATTACCGCTGCTTTTTTGCTTTTCACAGTAGTAAGCTACGAACTCAGCTACGATAGTTTTCAGTCCAATTCGGATCAAATCTATCGCGTAGTGACTCAGGATGAGTACTCCGATGGAATGAGCTACACGCCGGGCGTATCTCCTCCCATGCCAGAGGCGTTGAAAGCTGATTTATCAGGAATTGAGGCAATCGTTCCCGTTGTGAATTCATCGGTTTTTGTGACGCTTGATGAAGCTGTGACAGGCTCAGGAGAGAATAATTTTGTAATCGAAGATGCCTTCTTTACCACAGCTGATTACCCTTCATTATTTGATGTGAAGGTATTGGCAGGAAACCTAAATTCCTTAAATGATCCTGGCCAAGTGGCGCTTACGGAGACAGAAGCCAAGAAGCTTTTTGGCACGTGGGAAAATGCCTTCGGCAAACCACTGCTTTTGTCCAAACGCATAGAAGCTTCCGTGGGAGCGATCGTTGCGGACCTTCCAGACAACAGTAATTTCCGATTTGACATGCTGGTGTCCTATAAAACCATGGAGAGTAACGAGGAGATTTTTGATACCTATTTTGACGAGTGGGGAAGCTTTAGTAGTAATTTTCAGGTGTATTTGAAGCTTCCTGAAGTAGGGAATCCAGCCCAAATCAATCAGCAATTGCTAGCCTTTGCAGAAAAGACCTACAAGGATAGAGGCACTTCGAAGAAGTCCTTTTTTCTGCAGGAAATGAAGGATATCCACTTTGATACTCGCTTTGATCCGATCAGTGGAAATATGATTCGCAAGGCAACGATTTATACGCTTGCATTGATTGGTGTTTTCATTCTCCTGATGGCTTCGATCAACTTTGTGAATCTTTCCACTGCGCAGGCAATCGGGAAAAGCAAGGAAGTGGGCATTAGAAAAGTGATGGGAGGTAGTAGGGGACAGGTCGTTTTCCAATCTTTTGGGGAGACTTTTATGGTCGTATTTATCTCAGCGACGATTTCTACGCTCGCAGCGACTATTTTACTTCCTTACCTCAGTAAAGTGGCCGAAGTGCCAGAAACCATTCAGTTGATTACCCCTACCTTTCTTTTGTTTTCAGTTGCTATAGTTCTGGGAGTGACTTTGCTGTCGGGGCTTTATCCGGCATTGATTCTTTCGGGATTTCAGCCGATTCAGGCATTGAAAAATAAGATTCAGGTAGCGCAGATCGGTGGAGTTTCTTTGCGAAGAAGTTTGGTCGTGCTGCAGTTTGTGATTGCACAAGTGCTGATGATCGCGACGGTGATTGCGGTAAAGCAGATGACGGAAATCCAAAATGCAGATCTAGGGTTTTCGAAAGAGGCCGTGTACTACTTTGATCTTCCCTCTGACGAACCAAGAGATGGGAGGCTGGATGTACTGAAACAGCGTTTGGAAGCAAATTCTCAAATCAAAAGCGTCAGTATTTCCAGTGATGTGCCCTCTTCCAATAACAATTGGGCTTCGAATTTTTGGTTTGATGACAAAAGAGAAGATGTGCCGTTTATGGCTTCCCTGAAGTACGGAGACGCAGATTACTTTGATAATTATGGGTTGCAGTTTGCTGCAGGAACCGGTTTTTCTGAAAGCGACACGCTCAAAGAAGCGGTAATCAATGAGACCATGGCCAAAAGACTCAATGTTGCTAACCCGGAGGATGCTGTAGGCAAAAGAATTACAATTGGTGGTGGAGAGCCTTGGATGAGGATCACCGGAGTAGTGAAAGATTTTGCGCAAAATTCTTTAAGGGAGGAAGTGAAACCCTTCATCATTGCTACGGAACGGGAGTCTTACTACGTCATGGGAATGAAACTGGATAGTTCGGCAGGTCAGCAGACGCTGACGAGTATTGAGGAGGAATTCAAAAACATCTATCCAGATGCAATCTACTCCGGAGAGTTTTTGGATGAGACGATTGCGAATTTCTACCGTAGAGAAAACCAACTTTCACTGGTTTATAAAGTCTTTGCCGTGCTTTCGATTGTGATTTCTTCGATTGGTTTGTATGGGTTAATTTCTTTCTTGGTGGGGCAAAAGCTCAAGGAAATCGGAATTCGAAAAGTGCTTGGAGCTTCGATATCCCAAATCACATTTTTGCTTTCAAAAGAGTTTATTTATCTGGTGCTGATCGCTTGTGTGATTGCTGTGCCGCTGGGTTATTACCTCACGGATCAATGGTTGCAGAACTTCTCCTACAAGACCACTGTGCCCCTAGGCTTGTATGTATTGGTAATGCTTGTTTCCCTTTTGATCACTGCCGCTACGGTGGGATTTAGAGCGGTGAAGGCTGCTTTGGATAATCCGGTAGATAGTTTGGCGGATGAGTAG